In Deinococcus sp. QL22, the following are encoded in one genomic region:
- a CDS encoding transposase, translating into MFLDLLLDGSGRPLPERATVKSPAAISRFLNHAAWQTRQLCRVMRQHALQLLPDEWRLRPHQRPRLDLLVDLTSLEKSGKFADLDDWMHTFNSVHGVHLVVLYLCCGQLRLPWAVQVWRGKGTPSPAQLALKLLRTVARLLLSGRRRPRLHADGGFESVEFIQGVLAQGLDIVVGVRCTRKLEDGRQVQDLMVRGSLVKPCGLDQIMCVSWVWLYRNKEPEQRFVMSNVNLGGVYLARVGKGRWRIEAFFKTIKGRFGLERFAQHSKQGVFRWWCLSTLAFFLCHFQELDGAVRKPQVWPDWGVLARTIRFSFVPEVRRQALLLE; encoded by the coding sequence GTGTTTCTTGATCTGCTGCTGGATGGTTCTGGTCGCCCCCTCCCAGAACGGGCCACCGTGAAGTCACCGGCAGCCATCAGCCGGTTTTTGAACCATGCCGCATGGCAGACCCGGCAGCTCTGCCGGGTCATGCGCCAGCACGCGTTGCAACTGTTGCCGGATGAATGGCGACTTCGGCCTCATCAGCGACCTCGACTTGACCTGTTGGTCGATTTGACGAGCTTGGAAAAGAGTGGCAAGTTCGCTGACCTGGACGACTGGATGCACACCTTCAACAGTGTTCATGGCGTCCATCTGGTGGTGCTGTATCTGTGTTGCGGTCAACTGCGGTTGCCTTGGGCGGTTCAGGTGTGGCGGGGCAAAGGGACGCCTTCCCCTGCACAACTGGCCCTGAAGTTGCTCCGCACCGTTGCACGACTGCTGCTGTCGGGGAGACGGCGCCCTCGTCTCCATGCAGATGGGGGGTTTGAGAGCGTCGAGTTCATTCAAGGCGTTCTCGCCCAGGGCTTGGACATCGTGGTGGGTGTCCGTTGTACACGCAAGCTCGAGGATGGCCGTCAGGTGCAAGATCTCATGGTTAGAGGCAGTCTGGTCAAGCCCTGTGGGCTTGACCAGATCATGTGTGTCTCTTGGGTGTGGCTTTACCGGAACAAGGAGCCAGAACAACGCTTTGTCATGTCCAACGTCAATCTCGGCGGCGTGTATCTGGCACGGGTCGGGAAAGGGCGTTGGAGGATTGAGGCGTTCTTTAAAACGATCAAGGGGCGTTTCGGACTTGAACGCTTTGCCCAACACAGCAAACAGGGCGTGTTCCGCTGGTGGTGTTTGTCCACCTTGGCCTTTTTTCTCTGTCATTTCCAAGAGTTGGATGGCGCCGTGAGGAAACCGCAGGTCTGGCCGGATTGGGGAGTGTTGGCGAGAACCATACGGTTCTCGTTTGTTCCAGAAGTACGTCGTCAAGCACTTCTTCTAGAGTGA
- a CDS encoding App1 family protein yields the protein MARVSAFKTAFKVLLPVLERAVVALDHAVSGYVQPRRARGKMILQPYVGWGTPQQAELTGRVLLPRTLAPAKKGDARWRNFRNILRRLFSREVGGVKVTGVLNGFSVSGVSDHDGYFTLMFEPPTPLPGGWHEASLSIEGREGTTRARVQVVSDARFGIISDLDDTVIQSDVTSLPRMLMTSLTGNARTRLPFAGVGALYRALTRDGETRNPIFYVSSSPWNFFDLLWQFLDYRRIPLGPMFLRNWGFDLLGGHGGYKHGVIERILARYPTLNFVLVGDSGEKDPEIYAEVVRKHPGRILAVYIRDVTEAGRDEGVGKLRAEVRKDGVDLVLASDSLNAASHAMAMGLITPGEFRSVLTSVARSYES from the coding sequence GTGGCAAGGGTCAGCGCCTTTAAAACGGCCTTCAAGGTGCTGCTTCCGGTGCTGGAGCGGGCGGTGGTGGCCCTCGATCATGCCGTCAGCGGGTATGTACAACCACGCCGGGCACGCGGAAAAATGATTTTGCAACCCTACGTGGGCTGGGGCACGCCGCAGCAGGCCGAACTGACGGGCCGGGTGCTGCTGCCCCGTACCCTCGCACCTGCCAAAAAGGGCGACGCCCGCTGGCGCAATTTCCGCAATATTCTGCGCCGTCTGTTTTCCCGCGAGGTGGGCGGCGTCAAGGTCACGGGCGTCCTAAACGGCTTTTCCGTGAGTGGTGTCAGCGATCACGACGGCTACTTCACCCTGATGTTTGAACCACCTACGCCGCTGCCGGGGGGGTGGCATGAGGCGAGCCTGAGTATAGAAGGCCGCGAGGGCACCACCCGCGCCCGCGTGCAGGTCGTCTCAGACGCCCGATTCGGCATTATCAGCGACCTCGACGACACCGTGATTCAGTCGGACGTGACCAGCCTGCCGCGCATGCTGATGACCAGCCTGACCGGAAATGCCCGCACCCGCCTGCCGTTTGCGGGCGTGGGAGCGCTGTACCGCGCACTGACCCGCGACGGCGAAACCCGCAATCCCATCTTTTACGTGTCCAGCAGCCCGTGGAATTTTTTCGATCTGTTGTGGCAATTTCTGGATTACCGCCGCATTCCGCTGGGGCCGATGTTCCTCCGCAACTGGGGGTTTGATCTGCTGGGGGGGCACGGCGGCTATAAACACGGCGTCATCGAGCGCATTTTGGCCCGCTACCCCACCCTGAACTTTGTGTTGGTCGGAGACAGCGGCGAAAAAGACCCCGAAATCTATGCCGAAGTGGTTCGCAAGCACCCCGGACGAATTCTGGCTGTGTATATCCGCGACGTGACCGAGGCAGGCCGAGATGAAGGCGTAGGCAAACTGCGGGCCGAGGTTCGCAAAGACGGCGTGGATCTGGTGCTGGCCTCTGACAGCCTGAACGCCGCCAGTCACGCGATGGCAATGGGCCTGATCACGCCGGGAGAATTTCGGAGTGTATTGACGAGCGTGGCGCGGAGTTACGAAAGCTGA
- a CDS encoding SDR family oxidoreductase: protein MTPQADQTITSKVIVLTGASSGIGRATAVELAARGHRLVLAARRTDELGLLARQLDPAGVRVIAVPTDVTDDASRRALLAAATAHFGSIDVLVNNAGVTVEQGWWWDDADPMRVLRVNLESPIELTRLALPDMRRRSAGHIVNIGSVAGRVASNGVYSASKYGLRGFSLALRRELLGTGVTVSLIAPGFVRSEMTASARLPMPGPEVVARAVADVLEHPRAEVIVPKLYAPLVLLNTLFPAVGDFVVRRIIGRRYAHSPQVK, encoded by the coding sequence ATGACACCCCAGGCAGACCAGACAATCACCAGCAAAGTCATCGTACTGACGGGGGCTTCCAGCGGGATTGGGCGGGCCACCGCCGTAGAGCTGGCGGCACGGGGGCACAGGCTGGTGCTGGCCGCCCGCCGCACCGACGAACTGGGGCTGCTGGCCCGCCAACTCGACCCGGCGGGCGTGCGCGTGATTGCTGTACCCACCGACGTGACCGACGACGCCTCGCGCCGGGCATTGCTGGCCGCTGCCACCGCACATTTTGGTTCTATTGACGTATTGGTTAACAACGCGGGTGTCACTGTGGAGCAAGGCTGGTGGTGGGATGACGCCGACCCCATGCGCGTGTTGCGCGTGAATCTGGAATCGCCCATCGAACTGACGCGGCTGGCCCTGCCCGACATGCGGCGGCGCAGCGCAGGCCACATCGTCAATATCGGTTCGGTGGCGGGACGGGTCGCCAGTAACGGGGTGTATTCGGCCAGCAAGTACGGTCTGCGCGGATTTTCTCTGGCGTTGCGGCGGGAACTCCTGGGCACGGGCGTCACGGTCAGCCTGATCGCCCCTGGTTTCGTCAGGAGTGAAATGACGGCTTCGGCCCGCCTGCCTATGCCGGGGCCGGAAGTGGTGGCCCGCGCTGTGGCCGACGTGCTGGAGCACCCCCGCGCCGAGGTGATCGTGCCCAAGTTGTATGCCCCGCTGGTACTGCTGAACACGCTCTTTCCGGCGGTGGGAGATTTCGTGGTGCGGCGCATCATCGGGCGGCGGTATGCACATAGTCCGCAGGTAAAGTAG
- a CDS encoding YbaN family protein, producing MSTPPRPIRPLWVVLGFVLTGLGFMGLILPGFPGTVWFILAAAAFARGDPRWEAWLLSRPVIGQLVSDYRSGRGMPLRAKWFACVCIVLAVGFSLPRIPVLVGQVAWVVLGVVYIVWRVPTKRG from the coding sequence GTGTCTACGCCGCCCCGCCCCATCCGCCCGCTGTGGGTGGTCTTGGGATTTGTGCTGACCGGGCTGGGCTTCATGGGCCTCATTCTGCCGGGGTTTCCGGGTACGGTCTGGTTTATACTGGCCGCTGCCGCCTTTGCGCGGGGCGATCCGCGCTGGGAAGCGTGGCTGCTGTCGCGCCCGGTCATCGGTCAATTGGTCAGCGATTACCGCTCTGGTCGCGGAATGCCGCTTCGGGCCAAGTGGTTTGCTTGCGTGTGCATTGTGCTGGCAGTGGGTTTTAGTCTGCCGCGTATTCCGGTGCTGGTGGGGCAAGTGGCGTGGGTGGTTCTGGGCGTGGTGTACATCGTGTGGCGCGTGCCGACCAAGCGGGGCTAA
- a CDS encoding aminopeptidase has translation MARSFVRPRWLLLAAFAGLAALLAGCADVRYLAQAAGGQLDLVRRARPVAAVLADPQTPAETRRKLELVGRVRAFAVRAQSQGGLGEGGLGLPDHGSYQTYVELGRSAVVWNVFRAPELGIELYTSCFPVAGCVGYRGYFAEADARAYAASRRAAGEDVTVGGVSAYSTLGYLRDPVLSSMLSAPDASLIRTVIHELAHPSLYVAGDTIFNESYAVTIEEEGMRRWLAAYGTPELREQDRLAQERAAGFENLLLQTRAELERLYAQPLPPEQIRAGKQAALDGLQAQYATLKASWGGYSGYDGWFARGVNNASLGAVAAYASLVPDFQRLLARVGGDIPAFIAGAKACAAKPQGERQGCLRGEES, from the coding sequence ATGGCCCGTTCTTTTGTTCGCCCCCGTTGGCTGTTGCTGGCCGCTTTCGCCGGACTTGCCGCCCTGCTCGCAGGCTGCGCCGATGTGCGCTACTTGGCTCAGGCGGCGGGCGGGCAACTAGACTTGGTGCGGCGGGCGCGTCCGGTGGCGGCGGTGCTGGCCGACCCCCAAACCCCCGCCGAAACACGCCGCAAGCTGGAATTGGTGGGCCGGGTTCGGGCTTTTGCTGTGCGTGCCCAGAGTCAAGGCGGGTTGGGTGAAGGTGGTCTGGGCCTGCCCGATCACGGTTCTTACCAGACTTACGTGGAATTGGGGCGGTCTGCAGTGGTCTGGAACGTGTTCCGTGCGCCAGAACTCGGCATCGAACTGTACACGTCCTGCTTTCCGGTGGCGGGCTGCGTGGGCTACCGGGGTTACTTTGCAGAGGCCGATGCGCGGGCTTACGCGGCCTCACGCCGGGCGGCGGGCGAAGACGTGACGGTGGGCGGCGTGAGTGCCTACAGCACGCTGGGCTACCTGCGCGACCCGGTGCTGTCCAGTATGCTCAGCGCCCCCGACGCCAGTCTGATTCGCACCGTGATTCACGAGTTGGCGCATCCCAGTTTGTACGTGGCGGGCGACACCATTTTTAACGAGTCCTACGCCGTCACGATAGAAGAGGAAGGCATGCGGCGCTGGCTGGCGGCTTACGGGACGCCCGAACTGCGCGAGCAAGACCGACTGGCACAGGAACGGGCCGCGGGCTTCGAGAACTTGCTGTTGCAAACCCGCGCCGAACTGGAACGCCTGTACGCCCAACCCCTGCCCCCAGAGCAGATACGGGCAGGCAAACAGGCTGCGCTGGACGGCTTGCAGGCCCAGTACGCCACCCTCAAAGCCAGTTGGGGCGGCTACAGCGGTTACGACGGCTGGTTTGCACGCGGCGTCAACAATGCCTCGTTGGGGGCAGTAGCGGCCTACGCTTCCCTTGTCCCAGATTTTCAGCGCCTCCTGGCCCGTGTGGGCGGCGATATTCCCGCCTTCATAGCCGGGGCCAAAGCCTGCGCTGCCAAACCACAGGGGGAGCGGCAGGGCTGTTTGCGTGGTGAGGAAAGCTAA
- a CDS encoding S8 family serine peptidase, with amino-acid sequence MKNRFGGRFRAALLGGLLLGAGLLPAAQSIKAIPALPPRSTPPAVPPPTIPPPPLPELRPTSPAPLPELSPVAPSRPSTPSPVRPTPATPTPAARSGLPRPTDPLYVRQQNLQTIDLEGAWAQLPAVLSPVTVAVLDTGYIASPELAGRVINGYDFVSDAARAGDGNGRDTDATGLGALAYHAELVGNIIGAAHDGRGMAGIAPRVRVVQIRVAGTDGLIDPQDLADSLRWAAGLTVAGVPTNPNPARILNLSLYADFIPLTRCDARVQAAVDAITARGALVIAGAANDGKDAGGYSPAGCRGVLTITSVNDEGVRPSYANWGRTVALAAPGGEVGRGIVASSLSGVGGVREPNGTSFAAPHAAGVAALLLGVRPKLSPTQLRSLLTGTATPFPSGQCDPDPARTCGAGTLNAGAALRAALASSLGK; translated from the coding sequence ATGAAGAATCGTTTTGGGGGCCGGTTTCGCGCTGCCCTGCTCGGTGGCCTCCTGCTGGGGGCGGGCCTTTTGCCTGCTGCACAGTCCATCAAGGCCATTCCTGCGCTGCCGCCCCGCAGCACACCGCCTGCCGTTCCACCCCCAACCATCCCACCCCCGCCCCTGCCCGAATTGCGGCCCACCTCTCCCGCTCCTCTACCGGAACTGTCGCCCGTCGCGCCTTCACGTCCAAGTACACCCAGCCCGGTCAGGCCCACCCCGGCGACCCCGACTCCAGCCGCACGCTCTGGCCTGCCCCGGCCCACCGATCCGCTGTATGTGCGGCAACAGAACTTGCAAACTATTGACCTGGAAGGCGCGTGGGCACAGCTTCCTGCTGTCCTCTCCCCCGTTACGGTGGCGGTGCTGGACACCGGGTATATCGCTTCGCCGGAGTTGGCGGGCCGGGTCATCAACGGCTACGACTTCGTGTCGGATGCGGCGCGGGCGGGCGACGGCAACGGGCGCGACACCGACGCCACCGGACTGGGGGCGCTGGCCTACCACGCCGAATTGGTGGGCAACATCATCGGCGCGGCGCACGATGGGCGCGGCATGGCCGGTATCGCGCCGCGTGTGCGGGTGGTGCAGATACGCGTGGCGGGCACCGATGGCCTGATCGACCCCCAGGATTTGGCCGACAGCCTGCGCTGGGCGGCGGGCCTGACGGTGGCGGGCGTGCCCACCAACCCGAACCCGGCCCGGATTCTGAACCTGAGTCTGTACGCTGATTTTATTCCCCTCACCCGCTGTGACGCCCGCGTGCAGGCCGCCGTAGACGCCATTACCGCACGCGGCGCATTGGTGATTGCCGGGGCCGCCAACGACGGCAAAGATGCGGGCGGCTACTCTCCGGCGGGCTGCCGGGGCGTGCTGACCATCACCAGCGTGAATGATGAAGGCGTGCGGCCCAGCTATGCCAACTGGGGCCGCACTGTGGCGTTGGCTGCGCCGGGCGGAGAAGTGGGGCGCGGCATCGTGGCCAGCAGCCTGAGCGGTGTGGGCGGCGTGCGCGAACCCAACGGCACCAGTTTTGCCGCCCCACACGCGGCAGGTGTGGCGGCCCTCCTGTTGGGTGTGCGGCCCAAGCTCTCGCCCACGCAACTGCGGAGCCTGCTGACTGGTACAGCCACCCCGTTTCCCAGTGGACAGTGCGACCCTGACCCAGCCCGGACTTGCGGCGCTGGCACACTGAATGCGGGGGCGGCACTCCGGGCAGCGTTAGCTTCCTCGCTGGGAAAATAG
- the rnr gene encoding ribonuclease R, translating to MPKVNKGGAAQNASSVSADSEQTMKPDTAQAEQGQQGKRQRKAITPAQAAPQPAADAVNSDQSSKPSKKSSKAKPVPAVVEQDIPAEVEPLLTVAAEAQATPAHAKQGRKVPAKPAAQDEARVPELQTETPALVEQRKIAAPKRGRKVPVDTAPVEPREEVAVEAAASPLPEAAPVEPVLAKPDAPMPAAKAKRGGRKVSVPAAEVAEAETAEVVAPVVQEAPVEVAPAAAPAKRPRKAKADAPAVVLTSGTADSNTVETAVLELAEAVSPTPTDDAAPAVADAEPVLLEVPIKPRKGRKAVTVADAPVEELPLTEVLSGVEAVPVEVAPVETPAEIAVEPVVLEPTPKASRAKGKGRGKQPAAAPVPMESAPVEPEEAEPAQVQAAASDGEDADGSEDNQNPARDIVIAQLRKLGRPVHVRDLERTFTRQTISRIGDWRSLEALLDTLTEAGEVVRTRRHTYGLPEAMSLVRGRFQASAAGFGFVVPDSGGEDYYVAEGNTMEAWNGDIVLVRMEGRGDTGGSNGYGKGGPRRGQRGDGSPRASVVRIVQRAYKQLVGTLEFHHGHPILKPDDHRARHRILVFPEGLEGLEQGARVVTELYWPEHTGEDEVFGQIKRVLGNEDDPETETEAVIVKFGLRGEFAPEAEEQANAIPAEIAAEALAGRLDLRDYNIFTVDGRDAKDFDDAIHIQPTPEGTFVVGIHIADVSHYVPEGTPLDEEAYARATSVYLPGRVLPMLPEHLSNGVCSLVPYQDRLTMTALVELSAEGDILKVQLAPSVINSKARLTYDEVQAYSEATATLPEAARQLEGDLHLLLKITTKLRQRRLREGSLDFKMREVKVDVGPDGRMELTPIREETARGMIEDLMLLANKVVAHYLLEREIPTLFRIHEEPTLQRFQDVTAAIGRLGFSFPGGEPTPQAYQAVLKQVRGTPRESVVNTLLLRSMQQAKYAGENLGHFGLAFEEYLHFTSPIRRYPDLMVHRALRGVLSGELKAGSRAVGQLQAKLPDMGTHTSARERTASEAERDLTKYYQAKWAQEHLGQTFAGNVSGVVASGLFIALENGVEGKLHISNLDDDYYVFIEDAGMLRGRSRGRSYRLGDAVNVTISTVNPLARQTDFTLQSSTPDTQENDMDSEHKPRARRRDDREQERREKLQSVPTSAPRKFTLDDPAPLPSASDAAPSAAAPARASGRGRYERGERSTPERGEGATFGGQPMNAARGNSRPAATSGNAGSGRPRRVITLERPRNEHLRPVNITVQRMYFGDWTLDHMPPEETQGGRSSGGRSFERGGGGERASSERGGRGYTRGGNDRGAVQRVNGRQQGQAQGTPRPPQAAAPAPQAAPAQAALVQSAQAQADDAKRRRRRRGRRGGNGGPASG from the coding sequence ATGCCTAAAGTAAACAAGGGGGGTGCGGCGCAGAACGCAAGCAGCGTCAGCGCCGACTCCGAACAGACAATGAAGCCCGACACGGCGCAGGCCGAACAGGGACAGCAAGGCAAGCGGCAGCGCAAGGCGATCACGCCCGCGCAGGCCGCGCCACAACCGGCGGCGGATGCCGTCAACTCTGATCAGAGCAGCAAACCCAGCAAGAAAAGCAGCAAGGCCAAGCCTGTGCCTGCCGTTGTAGAGCAGGACATCCCCGCAGAAGTGGAGCCGCTGTTGACGGTGGCCGCAGAAGCACAGGCCACCCCAGCACACGCCAAACAGGGCCGCAAGGTTCCTGCAAAGCCAGCGGCGCAAGATGAAGCAAGGGTGCCAGAACTTCAGACCGAAACCCCCGCACTTGTGGAACAGCGCAAAATCGCTGCACCCAAGCGGGGCCGCAAGGTGCCTGTCGACACAGCACCCGTTGAGCCCAGAGAAGAAGTGGCTGTTGAAGCCGCTGCCTCTCCCCTGCCGGAAGCTGCGCCCGTTGAACCTGTACTGGCTAAACCCGACGCGCCCATGCCTGCGGCGAAAGCTAAGCGTGGGGGCCGTAAGGTCAGTGTTCCAGCCGCAGAAGTGGCCGAAGCAGAGACAGCGGAAGTCGTCGCTCCCGTTGTGCAAGAAGCTCCGGTGGAAGTCGCGCCCGCAGCTGCCCCCGCCAAGCGCCCGCGTAAGGCCAAAGCCGACGCGCCCGCAGTGGTGCTGACGAGCGGCACGGCAGACAGCAATACGGTAGAAACGGCGGTGCTGGAACTGGCCGAAGCGGTCAGCCCCACGCCCACCGACGACGCCGCGCCTGCTGTTGCAGACGCCGAACCCGTCCTGCTGGAAGTTCCCATCAAGCCCCGCAAAGGCCGCAAAGCCGTAACAGTGGCCGATGCCCCGGTTGAAGAATTGCCTCTGACCGAGGTGCTGAGCGGTGTGGAAGCTGTGCCAGTGGAAGTGGCACCAGTCGAAACACCCGCAGAAATAGCCGTGGAACCAGTGGTACTCGAACCCACTCCCAAGGCCAGCCGTGCTAAGGGCAAGGGCCGGGGCAAGCAACCCGCAGCCGCGCCCGTACCAATGGAGTCTGCGCCTGTAGAGCCGGAAGAAGCCGAGCCAGCACAAGTGCAGGCCGCCGCTTCTGACGGTGAAGACGCAGACGGCAGCGAAGACAACCAGAATCCTGCCCGTGACATCGTAATTGCCCAACTTCGGAAGTTGGGACGGCCCGTGCATGTGCGCGATCTGGAACGCACCTTTACGCGCCAGACCATCTCGCGGATTGGCGACTGGCGCAGCCTGGAAGCATTGCTGGATACCCTCACGGAAGCGGGCGAAGTGGTACGCACCCGCCGCCATACCTACGGCCTGCCCGAAGCCATGAGCCTCGTGCGGGGGCGCTTTCAGGCGTCGGCAGCGGGCTTCGGCTTCGTGGTGCCCGACAGCGGCGGCGAGGATTACTACGTGGCCGAGGGCAACACGATGGAAGCCTGGAATGGCGACATCGTGCTGGTGCGGATGGAAGGACGTGGTGACACCGGTGGGAGCAACGGCTACGGCAAGGGCGGCCCTCGCCGGGGCCAACGCGGAGACGGCAGCCCGCGTGCCAGCGTCGTCCGGATCGTGCAGCGGGCCTACAAACAGCTCGTGGGCACGCTGGAATTTCATCACGGCCACCCGATCCTGAAACCTGACGACCACCGCGCCCGCCACCGGATTCTGGTGTTCCCTGAAGGGTTGGAAGGGCTGGAGCAAGGCGCACGCGTGGTCACCGAGTTGTACTGGCCCGAACACACCGGAGAGGATGAAGTATTCGGCCAGATCAAGCGCGTGCTGGGCAACGAGGACGATCCCGAAACCGAAACGGAAGCTGTGATCGTAAAATTCGGCCTGCGCGGAGAGTTTGCGCCCGAAGCCGAGGAGCAGGCCAACGCCATTCCCGCCGAGATTGCGGCAGAGGCTCTGGCGGGCCGCCTCGACCTGCGCGACTACAACATATTTACGGTGGATGGCCGCGACGCCAAGGACTTCGACGACGCGATTCATATTCAGCCGACACCCGAGGGAACGTTTGTGGTGGGCATTCATATTGCCGACGTGAGTCACTATGTTCCCGAAGGCACGCCGCTGGACGAGGAAGCCTACGCCCGCGCCACCAGCGTGTATTTGCCGGGCCGGGTGCTGCCCATGTTGCCCGAACACCTCAGCAACGGCGTGTGCAGTCTGGTGCCCTACCAAGACCGCCTGACCATGACAGCGCTGGTGGAACTCTCGGCAGAGGGCGACATTCTGAAGGTGCAGCTTGCGCCCAGCGTCATCAACTCTAAGGCCCGCCTGACGTATGACGAGGTGCAGGCGTACAGCGAAGCCACCGCCACGCTGCCTGAAGCCGCCCGCCAACTGGAAGGCGACCTGCACCTGCTGCTCAAAATTACGACCAAGCTGCGCCAACGCCGCCTGCGCGAAGGCTCGCTGGACTTCAAGATGCGGGAAGTGAAGGTGGACGTGGGGCCAGATGGCCGCATGGAACTGACGCCGATCCGTGAAGAAACGGCACGCGGCATGATCGAAGATTTGATGCTGCTGGCAAACAAAGTGGTGGCGCATTATCTGCTGGAGCGCGAGATTCCGACCCTGTTCCGCATTCACGAAGAACCCACCCTGCAACGCTTTCAGGACGTGACGGCGGCGATTGGGCGCTTGGGATTTTCGTTCCCCGGCGGCGAACCCACCCCGCAGGCGTATCAGGCGGTGCTGAAGCAGGTGCGCGGTACTCCGCGTGAGAGCGTGGTCAATACGCTGCTGCTGCGCTCCATGCAGCAGGCCAAATACGCTGGGGAGAACCTAGGCCACTTCGGTCTGGCGTTCGAGGAATACCTGCACTTCACCTCTCCGATTCGCCGCTATCCCGACCTGATGGTTCACAGGGCACTGCGGGGCGTACTGAGCGGTGAACTGAAGGCCGGAAGCCGTGCTGTGGGCCAGTTACAGGCCAAGCTGCCCGACATGGGCACCCACACCAGCGCCCGCGAGCGCACGGCCAGTGAAGCCGAACGCGACCTGACCAAGTACTATCAGGCGAAATGGGCGCAGGAACATCTGGGCCAGACCTTTGCCGGAAACGTGTCGGGTGTGGTCGCCAGCGGCCTGTTCATCGCGCTGGAAAACGGCGTGGAAGGCAAACTGCACATCAGCAACTTGGATGACGACTATTACGTGTTTATCGAAGATGCTGGGATGCTGCGCGGACGCAGCCGGGGCCGCAGCTACCGCCTCGGGGACGCCGTGAACGTCACCATCAGTACGGTCAATCCGCTGGCCCGTCAGACCGATTTCACGCTGCAAAGCAGCACCCCCGACACTCAGGAGAACGACATGGATTCCGAACATAAACCCCGCGCCCGCCGCCGCGATGACCGCGAGCAGGAACGCCGCGAGAAGTTGCAAAGCGTGCCCACCAGTGCGCCGCGCAAGTTCACGCTGGATGACCCGGCTCCGCTTCCCAGTGCTTCCGATGCTGCTCCCTCTGCCGCTGCTCCTGCCCGAGCCAGTGGCCGGGGGAGGTACGAGCGCGGTGAGAGAAGTACGCCGGAGCGGGGCGAAGGCGCGACCTTCGGCGGCCAGCCGATGAACGCCGCACGCGGAAACAGCCGCCCAGCCGCCACCTCTGGCAACGCGGGCAGCGGACGGCCCCGGCGCGTCATTACGCTGGAGCGCCCCCGCAACGAACACCTGCGCCCCGTGAACATCACGGTGCAGCGCATGTATTTCGGCGACTGGACGCTGGATCACATGCCGCCCGAAGAAACTCAGGGCGGGCGCAGCAGCGGAGGCCGCAGCTTTGAACGCGGCGGCGGCGGCGAGCGGGCTTCCTCTGAACGTGGCGGGCGCGGGTATACCCGTGGTGGCAATGACCGGGGAGCCGTGCAGCGCGTAAATGGCCGCCAGCAGGGTCAGGCTCAGGGCACGCCCCGCCCGCCTCAAGCCGCCGCCCCTGCGCCGCAAGCCGCACCCGCACAGGCCGCCTTGGTGCAGTCTGCACAGGCCCAAGCCGATGATGCCAAACGCCGCCGCCGCCGCCGGGGCCGCCGGGGTGGGAATGGTGGGCCAGCGTCGGGGTAA
- a CDS encoding exodeoxyribonuclease III codes for MMPDTPDLPPTPLKVATLNVNGLRSALRKGLAEWVERTGPDVLLLQEVRADPMPDALPGYHSAWFPAQKPGYSGVAILSRTPLTEVRTGLTHDALDAEGRVLSATVQGVRFASVYLPSGSRGTRQTFKDEALGVFQGWTEALLAEGVPLVIGGDYNVAHQELDLKNWRSNQKNSGFLPHERAWMTAHLAGGLTDTHRASLGELPAYTWWSNRSGAFDNNVGWRIDYLLAAGIVVESVQADRFARLSDHAPIVGTVILGKHNHVE; via the coding sequence ATGATGCCGGACACCCCCGACCTGCCGCCCACACCTCTGAAGGTCGCCACATTGAACGTGAATGGTCTGCGAAGTGCGCTCCGGAAAGGACTGGCCGAGTGGGTAGAACGCACAGGCCCTGACGTGCTGCTGCTTCAGGAAGTGCGGGCCGACCCCATGCCGGACGCCCTGCCGGGCTACCACAGCGCGTGGTTTCCGGCACAAAAGCCGGGCTACAGCGGTGTGGCTATACTCTCGCGCACGCCGCTGACCGAGGTGCGAACGGGCCTGACCCACGACGCCCTGGACGCCGAAGGCCGGGTGCTGAGCGCCACCGTGCAGGGCGTGCGCTTTGCCAGCGTGTACCTGCCCAGCGGCAGTCGGGGCACGCGCCAGACCTTTAAGGATGAGGCGCTCGGCGTGTTCCAGGGTTGGACAGAGGCGCTGCTGGCCGAGGGTGTACCGCTGGTGATCGGTGGGGACTACAACGTGGCCCACCAGGAACTCGACCTGAAAAACTGGCGCAGCAATCAGAAGAACAGCGGTTTTTTGCCCCACGAGCGGGCATGGATGACGGCGCACCTGGCAGGCGGCCTGACCGACACGCACCGCGCCTCCCTGGGCGAGTTGCCCGCCTACACGTGGTGGAGCAACCGTTCGGGCGCGTTCGACAACAATGTGGGCTGGCGCATCGATTACCTGTTGGCCGCCGGAATCGTGGTAGAGAGCGTGCAGGCCGACCGTTTTGCCCGCCTCAGCGATCACGCGCCGATTGTGGGCACAGTGATATTGGGTAAACACAATCATGTTGAATGA